CTGGCTATAACAAAACGGAAACCGCAAAACGTCTACTTGTTAGGAGGGACTGTACGAATTCTCGATGCTCcgcgttattttaatttatatatattattaagatggacgtaaaattttacatttgtatgttgtatttacgtacctactacctattatcATGTGTCTAGTACTCTAGTAGGTGTgtactacctatgtgttatactgttatatacttatgtatattatattatacagtatacacgcgGCTTACATTATatcgtatatcatattatacataatataatatacattgtggTATTTAGCGTTAGACCTTATTGTAATCCCCATTACCCTCTAGATTAAATGAAAGATTTATATGACATGTAGGCTGTAGTAcattatcatgtataatattaaaataaatatataccaacATTTTTCTGTCATGTACATTATTTTTCGTTCTATTACctaaatgcaaataaaaatatttataggtacgtaGGTTTACGTATTATGATTGTTCAGATGGTTCTCCTtatctttaaaacaatattaatgataGGCAATACATTGTAAGGGTCCTATCATTGGATAGCTTCCCTATACTCTCAGCCCTCCAAGCCTTGTAATCTTCTGAACCTATttgtttattgtaggtatgttaattgttttgtacagataaatgttatattttacattttttttaaaaaaaggtaataaaaactaatgcaAGTAATGCTATTATTAAAAcgtcttaatagttaataagcTGCCTACCTACTTTTCGGTGAACTGCATTTTTTCTGctattcaatttttgaaaaatctgcACATTTCGATTTGTATTTACTTGACGAAAAGTATTTTTTGAGAAGTAAGTATACTTAGTCGGTACATCTTTCcaactgatttttaaaaatcattagccgcaggatattataataaattataattcattgtgTCATTGTACATTGCAAGATTACCTTCATTCCATTTCGTatgagatattaatatattatgcaaccaACATCTACACTAatggttttcaaaatttcataaaaacgaGTTTGTTGAAAGTATTATTGATTGGAACAAACACGAtctatgaaattatataatattattattttaattagtttgttTCACCACTTCTACCGTTTTAACTTTGTTgagtagaataatatattttaaacttcatgttatgagataaaaatattttttaccttattgatataacaatttttattttattttttcacaggTTTTATGTCATGCAAACGTGGCGTGGCAAACCGCTCAAGGAAACCATATTCCGCCAAACGCTATTGTCATAGGTTCTACTGTTGATGGGGAAAAACTTTACATGGGTCGTACGCTTCATGACGGAACATTAACTCCTggaaaagtaatattttacttataaactttaaacaactaatattataataacagttatattaatatcttaggtttaagtttaagtttattttcGACTATTTCTTAATAAATTTGCCTTcttcgacaaaaaaaaaaatgtaggtattgaattttattgttttgacattttGCACAAGTCATGACTTACACTGAAACGCtacgaacattttcaattcgagtgtatattataatttataatatataatattatttgtcatttgcataggcgcaaatcacCTAAAAATATCAGGGGGGCTTAAGCACCAAAATTTTTTTGGAGGAAACAGACCCGCTTCGCCCCTCACACACCCCAACAGTACCACAccatatatattaacaaaatacaaatcagtaATCACACAAATCCAACGGGACGGAATGCAATAAAgctacaaaactattttaatcctATTTTGTGGAATTACCTATACTGCGGGTCTAATTAGAGAAAACGAGCGCGTCGTGCCATCGTCGCGGTCGGTCTGCGTTGACACTAGATACGCTgaatcttataatttaatatatatgttgcAAATGTTCAATANNNNNNNNNNNNNNNNNNNNNNNNNNNNNNNNNNNNNNNNNNNNNNNNNNNNNNNNNNNNNNNNNNNNNNNNNNNNNNNNNNNNNNNNNNNNNNNNNNNNNNNNNNNNNNNNNNNNNNNNNNNNNNNNNNNNNNNNNNNNNNNNNNNNNNNNNNNNNNNNNNNNNNNNNNNNNNNNNNNNNNNNNNNNNNNNNNNNNNNNNNNNNNNNNNNNNNNNNNNNNNNNNNNNNNNNNNNNNNNNNNNNNNNNNNNNNNNNNNNNNNNNNNNNNNNNNNNNNNNNNNNNNNNNNNNNNNNNNNNNNNNNNNNNNNNNNNNNNNNNNNNNNNNNNNNNNNNNNNNNNNNNNNNNNNNNNNNNNNNNNNNNNNNNNNNNNNNNNNNNNNNNNNNNNNNNNNNNNNNNNNNNNNNNNNNNNNNNNNNNNNNNNNNNNNNNNNNNNNNNNNNNNNNNNNNNNNNNNNNNNNNNNNNNNNNNNNNNNNNNNNNNNNNNNNNNNNNNNNNNNNNNNNNNNNNNNNNNNNNNNNNNNNNNNNNNNNNNNNNNNNNNNNNNNNNNNNNNNNNNNNNNNNNNNNNNNNNNNNNNNNNNNNNNNNNNNNNNNNNNNNNNNNNNNNNNNNNNNNNNNNNNNNNNNNNNNNNNNNNNNNNNNNNNNNNNNNNNNNNNNNNNNNNNNNNNNNNNNNNNNNNNNNNNNNNNNNTAAACAATTATTTCCCGGTtccttattatatcataatctcacaacaacaataaaatataaattatgatattttattataatatatttatattttattatgtcatagCAGTTTAATATATCCAGATGTaaacttgatatattatattattaatttattaatacaaataattaaataaatctgtttttgaatttttaataaatttaattaggtaggtattatggaAATATTAAGGTGGTAgcactataagttataatcacaGGATTCGGGGTgctaacattaaaattaagtgTGGTAAGCACCCTTAGCACCCCTgcgatttgcgcctatggtcatttgtatttaaatagtagTGACTAGTGATTtacctaaacaaataattaaatatatattttatatctaatcaATGCCTGAACTGTCTTATAGATTCTACGTATTTTTCCTATGgtccttttatttaaaatcaatattttgatattgttttattgtttgtttatatttagatacatcCCAGTCATGGAACACTTTATATTCCATATAACGGAGAAGAAGTATCCGTCACTGAGTATGAAATCATGATATACCGACCACCTATGACCTTTAATTAAAAGCCATAAAcacagcaatataatattatgtaatagtctaatataaaatatattattcgttgtcaaaaaaaaatataattacatgcATTATTAAATAGGAAgctcaataaattattatatataagaaaatattatataatatattaatatgtgtatagttgaaaatagttttatcaTAGTAGAATAGTAGATACATCACTATATAGTCACTATACCTATTCTTATTTCTaactaattatatacctaatataatgacatttatGTACTTAACTATAGTTACAGTACTATAGTAACTATAACTTAGACTATGACGTATAATCCGTAACTATCTATAATACGCctttttgtgttttaaaatgctcataatttttaatactaattaattatcatttatcacaaacattttaTCCTATCGgtgattacaaaatatatttatagattttttactTCCTTTGACTTTATCTTTAATGATTCTAGAGTCTAGACTCTAGACTGATGATTTTTgaatggaaattattttttttttttatatatttgatatatatattgtaaattacaatctatacaatgttaagtacaataagcaaatttgataatttaatggTGAATGACAGAAGAAATAACATTAGTGGGCAGGCACTCAGCAGCGCCCCCCGGCCGGGTACaaaatggaaattataaaaatgttatttcatacTTATTTCGTGCTATAGTAATGCCTGttggaatataatttatgaataattaattgataaaatataattatgtgggTAGGTATGTCATAAATGTCTATATAAATAGACAGTGTGTGATAAAGAAAAAGCCtagatattatgattatattatggtattatggtttattttaataaaaaaaaaaactaaaaatgatcTTCAATCATGTTAttcaggtattattataattataaggggggacggagtggccgagcggactaaggcgtttAGGTGTCGGTTGCAATGCGCACCATTGCCAGACGCCGTTTCGAATCTCGGCGGCACTTCTCTCCTGGCAGACATTTGTttggagagagaggccgccatcccccgaCCGGGCatggcaatctacctacgggtacccaaatcaaaaattctgccaaaaagcaaacacacacgtgtaaaCAAATCTACAGTACACTCCTCCACAGTaccacaggctaatgaccttaGAAGTTGAAGTCttaaccctaaaaaaaaaaatgaaaattataagacattaaattattatttatgcttataagttataatatttccatataggttaactataaattataatattgtattattgtgtaattgGTAATATAGTGTAGGGCGTAGGtactaaattatagttttaactttaaattgtcgttattatagtaatattatagtaaacgaCGACTGTTGTTCTTGGTCGTGACTTaatggtttttgttgtaacctACAGATGTCGTTGTACGATTGTAGGTACCAGCAGGCGCAGCAGCAAGCTGGTATGACGTAACGTTTTATGCGGGCGTCAattgattgtatatattatatattatatagtagattataccattgattataatgattatacacAACTGTCCcgtgtgaaaaataaaaaagctttTCTCAACCCGTGACTAGGGGTAATAGtgtttttatagtcatttttaaGCTCAGAATTTAGTGCCTTTGTTCTGTTCATAAAACCTGTTTAAAATTCCATAAAACCTCATGAATTTTGCACCTATTAACGATACATAGTTGCGCAACTAGAGTTCAAATCTTGGGGGTGCTACAAAAGGGAAACCGTTATATGGCCGTCGGGGGTTCCCCCCCTACACACCCATTACacctttaaaatactttattttgactattattattacgtacctattcaaatactaaaaatgttaacacattttttttttatttattgtattttatgatttaaaattattaaagtgttaAACATAATCNNNNNNNNNNNNNNNNNNNNNNNNNNNNNNNNNNNNNNNNNNNNNNNNNNNNNNNNNNNNNNNNNNNNNNNNNNNNNNNNNNNNNNNNNNNNNNNNNNNNNNNNNNNNNNNNNNNNNNNNNNNNNNNNNNNNNNNNNNNNNNNNNNNNNNNNNNNNNNNNNNNNNNNNNNNNNNNNNNNNNNNNNNNNNNNNNNNNNNNNNNNNNNNNNNNNNNNNNNNNNNNNNNNNNNNNNNNNNNNNNNNNNNNNNNNNNNNNNNNNNNNNN
This portion of the Acyrthosiphon pisum isolate AL4f chromosome A1, pea_aphid_22Mar2018_4r6ur, whole genome shotgun sequence genome encodes:
- the LOC100164577 gene encoding uncharacterized protein LOC100164577 isoform X1; this translates as MMGGYGWVPIDQPHTLLWVPCNSGDPLPRGAVHAGTDKGGDPLYAGRAFYEGDLLPAKINPSHSSAYVCWGGMEHALSHFEVLCHANVAWQTAQGNHIPPNAIVIGSTVDGEKLYMGRTLHDGTLTPGKIHPSHGTLYIPYNGEEVSVTEYEIMIYRPPMTFN